In the genome of Xanthobacteraceae bacterium, one region contains:
- a CDS encoding TlyA family RNA methyltransferase: protein MSKSERADKLLVSRGFFESRERAQAAIEAGLVTADGAKIGKPSQQIAQDAEISAQAVHPYVSRGALKLEAALNHFKIDPRGKVCLDVGASTGGFTEILLARGAAKVYAVDTGTDQLHTRLRNDPRVVSFEQTDIRKLEEAAIPDEAALIVIDVSFISLELVLPQALAFAAPHAELVALIKPQFEAGREHVKKGIVRDPAVHDAVCQRVELLVGRQGWRLRGTIPSPITGGDGNAEFLLYAEH, encoded by the coding sequence ATGAGCAAGTCAGAACGCGCCGATAAACTTCTCGTGTCCCGCGGCTTCTTTGAAAGCCGCGAGCGCGCGCAGGCTGCCATCGAAGCCGGACTGGTGACGGCCGATGGCGCGAAAATCGGCAAACCATCGCAACAGATCGCGCAGGATGCGGAGATTTCCGCCCAAGCGGTACATCCATACGTTTCGCGCGGCGCACTGAAACTCGAAGCAGCCTTGAATCATTTCAAAATCGACCCGCGTGGAAAAGTTTGTCTCGATGTCGGCGCGTCAACGGGCGGATTTACCGAGATCCTGCTCGCGCGCGGCGCGGCGAAAGTTTATGCGGTCGATACCGGCACGGATCAGTTGCACACGCGGCTGCGCAACGACCCGCGCGTCGTCTCCTTCGAGCAGACCGACATCCGCAAGCTGGAAGAAGCGGCAATCCCCGACGAAGCCGCGCTCATCGTGATCGATGTCAGCTTCATTTCGCTGGAATTGGTGCTGCCACAGGCGCTCGCCTTCGCCGCACCTCACGCCGAACTGGTCGCGCTCATCAAGCCGCAATTCGAGGCGGGCCGCGAGCACGTGAAGAAAGGCATCGTGCGCGATCCGGCCGTGCACGATGCCGTGTGCCAGCGCGTTGAGTTACTGGTGGGACGGCAGGGTTGGCGGCTGCGTGGCACCATTCCGTCACCGATCACGGGAGGGGACGGCAACGCCGAGTTCCTGCTTTATGCGGAACACTAG
- a CDS encoding MATE family efflux transporter has translation MHGMTPIPAAGTPGGLSPWRAELTETIRLALPIALTQLGQVAMMTTDLALVGRLGGDAIAGAALAQVILFAAFVLGMGLVSAVAPLAAQSFGAREPRMVRRSLRVGLWAATLLGIPMTAGQLWGEELLLALGQEKQVAAFAAEYLRGLAWSLIPAWWFIAIRGFMGAVNRPEPALWITLAAVPANFAIAYVLIFGTFGAPELGILGAGVATTVVNLGMCAAALWVCYRQRPFKKYQVLGKFWRSDGHLMKQLIVVGAPMSGTFLLEYGLFGGAGLIVGLFGASALAAHQIALQIAAVLFMIPFGIAMAATVRVGQEAGRKNPEGARRAGFVAVGLSFAFMFVMTVVVMLGRNVAPLFFMDSYMKDVEQIVAIASWLLVLGSTFFVADGVQTAAAGALRGLNDTRVPLLFAGLSFWIVGFGALYLLAFPLKLGVTGVWIGFTIGLLVYAALLVWRFHALTARGYIPEAPKAEHVAHGKPLPAE, from the coding sequence ATGCATGGCATGACTCCCATACCTGCCGCCGGAACTCCGGGCGGCCTCAGCCCTTGGCGCGCCGAGCTGACCGAGACGATCCGGCTTGCCTTGCCGATCGCGCTGACCCAGCTCGGCCAGGTCGCGATGATGACGACCGATCTCGCGCTGGTCGGCCGCCTCGGCGGCGATGCTATTGCGGGTGCCGCGCTGGCGCAGGTGATCCTGTTTGCCGCGTTCGTGCTTGGCATGGGTCTGGTTTCCGCGGTTGCGCCGCTCGCCGCGCAGTCCTTTGGCGCGCGCGAACCGCGCATGGTGCGCCGCTCGTTGCGCGTCGGGCTGTGGGCCGCGACGCTGCTCGGCATCCCGATGACCGCAGGCCAACTTTGGGGCGAGGAATTGCTGCTCGCGCTCGGACAGGAAAAGCAGGTCGCAGCATTCGCCGCAGAATATCTCCGTGGACTCGCGTGGAGCCTCATTCCGGCGTGGTGGTTCATCGCCATTCGCGGTTTCATGGGCGCGGTGAACCGGCCTGAGCCTGCGCTCTGGATTACGCTTGCCGCCGTCCCCGCAAATTTCGCAATTGCCTACGTGCTGATCTTCGGCACGTTCGGCGCGCCCGAACTCGGCATTCTCGGCGCGGGCGTTGCGACCACCGTGGTCAATCTCGGCATGTGCGCGGCAGCGTTATGGGTTTGCTATCGCCAGCGCCCGTTTAAGAAGTATCAGGTGCTTGGAAAGTTCTGGCGCTCCGACGGCCACCTGATGAAACAACTGATCGTTGTCGGCGCGCCGATGTCGGGCACGTTCCTGCTCGAATACGGCTTGTTCGGCGGCGCGGGACTGATCGTCGGCCTGTTCGGTGCGAGCGCGCTCGCGGCGCACCAGATCGCGCTGCAGATCGCCGCCGTGCTGTTCATGATTCCGTTCGGTATCGCGATGGCCGCGACCGTCCGCGTCGGGCAGGAAGCGGGCCGGAAAAACCCGGAAGGCGCACGCCGTGCGGGCTTCGTCGCGGTCGGGCTTTCGTTCGCGTTCATGTTCGTGATGACGGTCGTGGTGATGCTGGGCCGCAACGTCGCACCGCTGTTCTTCATGGACTCGTACATGAAGGACGTGGAGCAGATTGTCGCGATTGCCTCGTGGCTGCTGGTTCTCGGCTCCACCTTCTTCGTTGCGGATGGCGTACAGACGGCGGCGGCGGGCGCATTGCGCGGCCTGAACGACACGCGCGTGCCGCTTCTGTTCGCGGGACTCAGTTTCTGGATCGTCGGCTTTGGCGCGCTCTATTTGCTCGCGTTCCCGCTGAAGCTCGGCGTCACCGGGGTCTGGATCGGTTTCACCATCGGCCTGCTGGTCTATGCCGCGCTGCTGGTCTGGCGTTTCCATGCGCTGACGGCGCGGGGCTATATCCCCGAGGCGCCGAAGGCCGAGCACGTCGCCCACGGCAAGCCGCTTCCTGCCGAGTAA